From Acidianus brierleyi:
TCTAAGATACTTAGAAGACGTTGTACCTGCTGGAGGTAAAGGAGAGACTGAGGAGGAAAGCCTTATGGGTGCTATTGGAGAGTTTTTAGAAAGGTTTTACGGTTACTCGATCTTTTTCGATGATAATACATCAATTTTTGGAAGGGTAGGAGAATTGAAAGAACAATTTAACGTTCTTCCTACCAGATACAAGTTCTTTTCAAAGGAGCAAATTAGAAAGTTCTTCTTTTTTAAGGACTATTCCAATGACACATTTGTAACGTTTACTAAAGCAATTTCTTATAAGGATAATAAGACAATTTACGTACCCTCACAAATCGTTTATCTAACAGATCTAATCAGACCAGGCGAGAATTTAATAGCTTATTCAACTACTGGCGGTCTTTCTTATCATGAAGACTTCGAAAAAGCCTTCTTACACAGTTTGTTAGAGTACCTGGAGAGAGATGCAATAAATATCTCGTGGATTTCACGTATAAGTCCATTAAAAATACAAATTTCAGAAAAATTGAAAAGGAAATTTAAAGTATTGGAAAACAAGGACGTTGTTTGCCTAAGGTTTATTAATGAGTTTAAGGGACTTTTCGTAATAGGTTGTCTAGGATTTGTTAATGGATTTTATGTTGGCGGTGCTGCTGCAGATATAACTGTTGAAGATGCATTAAGAAGAGCAATTTATGAAGTTTATCAATCTATTTCATCTTTCAGTAAGGTAAGTGATGAGGAAATTAAGCTTGCTAAAAAGCTCAATCAAGATCTTTTAGTTGATTTCGGATTAGTTCCACTCTACTATACATATGTGAAAAGGGAATTTTTAATGGATTATTTAAATAATTTAAATACCGTTAGTTATGAAGAATTAGAAAGAGAAGAGTCATTGACTTACAAGGCTCTTATCGAAGAATTGCTAAATCATGGCTACGATATAATTTATAAGGATTTTAATGTAGAGAAATACGTGGATAAAGGAAAGCTAATTAGGGTAATAATTCCAGATTTAACACCAGCACATGCCCCATATTTGCCGTTCCTAGGCTATGAGAGGTATTACAGTATTAGGAAGATAATGGGACTTAAGGAAGTTAAATTATTAACTGATGAGCCAGTCCCATTTCCTTGAGGTAATTATGATGAATATATTTGAGGAGTTCTATCTGAAGACTCAAAATTTTACTTTTACAGTAATCCCAAATAATTATCCGAAAGAGTACAATGGTGTTAAAGTTATACCCTTACCTAAGCCTAGAGAGATAGTAGAAGGTTTTCATAAGGTAATTACTACTAGATCTTCAACGAGGAGGTTTATGGAAGAAAAGGTCGATATTAGCGCTATTTCTGATTTGCTCTATTATTCGGTAGGTGTCAGGAAAAAAGAGAGCGAGGTAATATATAGAATGTTTCCATCAGCCGGAGGTTTAGCGGAAAGTGAGGTTTATTTAGTACCTCTCATTTCCGATTTAGAAGTTGGTATATATCATTACAATCCCTTGTCCCATTCTCTAGAGAAACTTAACATTGAGATTGAGCTAGAAATTCTTAAGTCTGATATTGTTAGTTCTATTCCAGATATTAATGCAATTCCTTTACTTCTCATCTTAACAGCAAGATATTGGAAAGCTTTAGCAAAATATGGTAATAGAGGTGGAAGGTTTGTATTTATTGATATAGGAATAGTTATGGAGAACTTTTATTTAGTAGCTACAGCCCTTAATTTGGGAATATGTGCTGTAGGTGGTTTTAACGATTACATTTTTAATAGAGCGCTTGACCT
This genomic window contains:
- a CDS encoding YcaO-like family protein → MQDLINEFLGPILGYTIEKYDNVVVTKLLNYVNNDLLESHLATQYVKARYTIKLPIEFTPLLRYLEDVVPAGGKGETEEESLMGAIGEFLERFYGYSIFFDDNTSIFGRVGELKEQFNVLPTRYKFFSKEQIRKFFFFKDYSNDTFVTFTKAISYKDNKTIYVPSQIVYLTDLIRPGENLIAYSTTGGLSYHEDFEKAFLHSLLEYLERDAINISWISRISPLKIQISEKLKRKFKVLENKDVVCLRFINEFKGLFVIGCLGFVNGFYVGGAAADITVEDALRRAIYEVYQSISSFSKVSDEEIKLAKKLNQDLLVDFGLVPLYYTYVKREFLMDYLNNLNTVSYEELEREESLTYKALIEELLNHGYDIIYKDFNVEKYVDKGKLIRVIIPDLTPAHAPYLPFLGYERYYSIRKIMGLKEVKLLTDEPVPFP
- a CDS encoding SagB family peptide dehydrogenase, producing the protein MNIFEEFYLKTQNFTFTVIPNNYPKEYNGVKVIPLPKPREIVEGFHKVITTRSSTRRFMEEKVDISAISDLLYYSVGVRKKESEVIYRMFPSAGGLAESEVYLVPLISDLEVGIYHYNPLSHSLEKLNIEIELEILKSDIVSSIPDINAIPLLLILTARYWKALAKYGNRGGRFVFIDIGIVMENFYLVATALNLGICAVGGFNDYIFNRALDLKNNEVVLGLLVVGKKN